A segment of the Bordetella flabilis genome:
CGGCACGTCGTGTTCTGGGAATCGCGGGGCGACCGCTCGTCCTGAAGGCGGTACGCCGCCCCGCACGCGGGCGGCTCCATCGCACCGGCCTGCTACGGCTTGGCCCTGACCAGCACATCGAAGGCCTGGTCCAGCTTGTCCTGCGCGGCCGTCAGGCGATCCCGCGCGGTCTGCACCCAGGCCTTGTCGGCGGCCAGGCGCTGGCTGGCTTCGCCCAGCATGCGCGTCACTTCGGCCGGTTGCGGGCCACCCAGGCCCTGGCTGGACGCCACCATGTTCTGCGCGGTCAGCACCTGGCGAAAGCGCGCCTCGTCCAGGGGCAGCTTGGCGTTGTCGATGCCGAAGGACTTGGCGGCGGCCGTGTAGATGCGCTGCGCCTCGGCATAGGGCAGCTCCGCAGGCTTCAGGTTGTTCTGCCGGCCATAGGTCACCAGGTTCGACGCGAAATGATGGCCGATGCGAAACGGCACGTTGGCGTCGCGCTGCAGCACATCCGCGAGCTCCGTGGTCGTCGAGTAGTCCGCATCCACTTCCGCCAGCGCACGCTCGCGGTTCAGGACCAGGCCGCCCAGCATGTCGTCCAGCTTCAGGTACATGTCGATGGCGGCATCCACCGCGTCCTGGGCCTGTTCGCGCTTGTAGTCCGGCATGCCAGGCGTGACGTTGTGCGCCACCACCAGCGCCGTCATCGCCGCGCCCACCGTTTCGCTGGCCTGCAGCCGCACCACGTTCAGCGCGTACGGATTGCGTTTCTGGGGCATGATGCTGCTGGTCCCCGTCAGCTTGCCTTCCTGCAGCATCAGCCAGGGTTTGGTCTGGTGGTACTGGGTATGCACGTCCTGCACGAAGGCTCCCACGCTCAGGGCCATCGTGCTGGCCAGGCTCGCGGCCTCCGCGCCGATGTCGATCTGCGCGAACTGGTTGGCATCGTAGGAGTTCTCCACCACGCCGTCGAAGCCGAGCAGCTCGGCCAGGCGCTTGCGGTTCACCGGAAAGCTGGACGTGCCCAGGGCCGCCGATCCCATGGGGCTGAGGTTGACCCGCGCATAGGCTTCGCGCAGGCGGGCCGCGTCACGGTCGAGTACGGCGGAAAAGCCCAACAGGTAATGGCCATAAGTGGTGGGCTGCGCCTGCACGCCGTTGGTGTAGGCCGGCACGATGGCGTCGGCGTATTTCTGCGCCAGCGCATTGACGCTGTCGTGCGCCTGGTTCAGCGCCTCGTACAGGTCGAGCAGCCGGTCGCGCAACATCACGCGGCGCGTGGTGGCCAGGATGTCCTGGCGGCTGCGTCCGGAATGCATGCGTGTCGCGTCCGGCCCGGCGATACGGGTGATCAGCGGCTCCACCTGCAGGTAATCGCCGGGCCGCTTGCCGCCCGGCTTGTCGCCGTCGGCGATCACCTGCGCCACGGCGCGCGCCGTTTTCTGGCCGATGTCGCGCGGCATGATGCCCTGCTCCACCGTCATCACGGTGGCGGCCTTGTTGAATTCACCCAGCCAATAGAAGTCGTCGTGGCGCGAGGCCGCCCGGACGGTGTCGTTGCCGGCGGCGTGCGCGCACGCGCTGAACAGGATCATGGTCATCAGGCCGGCGGCCGCCGCGGCGCGCGGCGCGCCACGACCTGCCACGCATGGGCGGGGGTCGGTGTGGGTCATGTTCTCTCCTCGTATGCATGGCCCATCGACGGCGGCGATGGCGCCGGACCGGGCCCGTACGCGATCATACGTCGGATGGCGGTCCCGTCCCGGGCATCCGGTATCCGTGGCGGAAACGGCGGCCGGGACGTCGCGGCGGCGGGATACGACTGCGGCGGCGGGATACGACTGCGGCGGCGGGATACGACTGCGGCGGCGGGATACGACTGCGGCGGCGGGATACGACTGCGGCGGCGGGATACGACTGCGGCGTCGGCGGCGGCCGGCGGCTCGACACCGTGCGGCCGGCCGGCCCGGGTCAGTCTTCCTCGCCGGTCGGATCGTCCACCGTTTCGTCGGGCGGCGGAGACAGCGTCACCACCAGCTTGCCGCGATTATGGCCGGACTGCAGTTGCTGCTGCGCGAATTCCATATCGGCGAAAGCGAAGACCCGGGCCACCCTCACGCGCACCTTGCCGTTGTCGATCAGGTCGGCGATCTCCGCCAACTGCCGGCCGTCCGGCCGCGCGGTATAGCGTCCGGCGCGGACCCCGCGTTCGCGGGCCCGTTCCTGGGACGGCTCGTTCAGCGTGGAGATAAGCGCGCCGCCTTCCTTGACGACGTTCCAGGAACGCTCCTGCGTGTGCCCGCCGATCAGGTCGAAGACCACATCGACATCGCGGGCCTCTTTCTCGAAATCCTCGTTCCTGTAGTCGATGACCCGGTCCGCGCCGAGGCCGTACAGGAACTCGGCGGCATCGCCCGAGGCGGTCGCGAAGACTTCCGCACCCGCGGCCTTGGCGAATTGCAGGGCCAGGTGGCCTACACCCCCGGAAGCCCCATGGATGAGCAGGCGTTGCCCGGCCTGCAGGCCTCCATGCTCGAATATGCCTTGCCACGCGGTCAGGCCGGCCAGCGGCACCGCGGCGGCCGTGGTGAAATCCAGCGACGCGGGTTTGCGGGCAATGGCCTCCGCCGGCACTGCAACGTAACGCGCATAGGCGCCCTGCCCTTGTCCCACGAAGGCGTAGACGGCCTGGCCCGTCGCAATGCCATGGCCCCGGGCGCCGATCGTCTCTTCGAGTATGCCGGCGCAATCGCGGCCCAGCGTATAGGGCAGCTGGTTCAGCCGGACCAGCGGATACTTGCCTTCGCGGGTCTTGTAATCGACCGGATTGAGGCTGGCGGCCTCGACCCGTATCAGGGCCTGGCCCGCACCAGGCGTGGGAATGCCGACCCATTCCTGCTGCAATACGTGCGGGCCGCCGAAGCGGTGTATGCGATAGGCTTGCATCTGGCTCATGCGGGGCTCCCTTTCAGCACGGCGAAAGCGCAGGGCGACGCAAAGCCCATGCCGTCGCCGCTGCCCGATGGCTGGAGCCTTGGCGCTTACATCCCGCCCAATGCGTCCAGGATGGCCTTGCCCGCTTCGGTGGTGGAGGCCTTGCCGCCGAGGTCAGGCGTGCGCACGCCGTCGGCCAGGCTTTGCTCGATGGCGCGCAGAATGGCGTCGTGCGCCTCGCGATACCGGCCCTGGCCATTGCCCAGGAAGTCCAGCATCATCGCGCCGGACCAGATCATGCCGATCGGGTTGGCGATATTCTTGCCATAGATGTCCGGTGCCGAGCCGTGCACGGGCTCGAACAGCGAAGGAAACTTGCGCTCGGGATTGAGATTGGCCGACGGCGCGATGCCGATGGTGCCCGCGCAAGCCGGGCCAAGGTCCGACAGGATGTCGCCAAAAAGGTTGCTCGCCACGACCACATCGAAGCGCTCCGGGCTGAGCACGAAGCGCGCCGCCAGGATGTCCACATGGTACTTGTCCTGGCGCACCTCCGGATACCGCGCCCCCATGGCGGCGAAGCGCTCGTCCCAATATGGCATGCTGATGGAAATGCCATTGGACTTGGTGGCCGACGTAAGGTGCTTTTTGGGCCGGCTTTGCGCCAGTTCGAATGCGTACTGCAGGATGCGGTCCACGCCGCGCCGGGTAAAAATGGACTCCTGCACCACGAATTCCTGGTCGGTGCCTTCGAACATCCGCCCGCCGATGGACGAATACTCGCCTTCCGTGTTTTCGCGGACGACATAGAAATCGATGTCCCCGGGCGCGCGGTTGGCCAGCGGGCACGGCACGCCCGGCATCAGGCGCACCGGGCGCAGATTCACATATTCGTCGAAGTGCCGGCGGAACTTGAGCAACGAGCCCCATAGCGAAATGTGGTCCGGCACGGTATCGGGCCAGCCGACGGCGCCGAAATACAGGGCATCGCAGTCCTTGAGCTGGTCGAACCAGTCGGCCGGCATCATGTCGCCGTGTTCGGCGTAGTAGTCGCAACTGGCCCAGTCGATGTCCATCCATTCGATGGCGATGCCCATGCGCCTCGCAGCGGCGTCGACCACCTGCTTTCCCACCGGCATGACTTCCTTGCCGATACCGTCGCCGGCTATGGCCGCTATCCTGTGTGTCTTCATGTTGTAATCTCCTCGTGAGCGCGCATGCCGGTCCATGCGCAGATGGCCTTGAGGGACGTGAGCATAAAGTCCGCATCACCGAAGATAATCGGGCGAAGCGTGAATAAACAAAACACTAATCGTGAATAGCAGGCGCACCGCCGGGCATCGCCAGGCGCGGCATGCAAGCGACGACTGGTGCTGGAGCGGCCTTGGGATTGAATGGGATCATGAACACACCTTTTCCTCTTCTGGAGGACCTTCGCCTGTTCTGCCTGGTCGTACGCAAACGCAGCTTCGTCGCGTCCGCCACGGAACTGGGCGTATCCCCGGCCTATGTCAGCAAGCGCATCGCCATTCTCGAAAATGCGCTCAATGCCAAACTGCTGCACCGGACGACCCGGCGCATCAATGTGACGGACCATGGCGAAACCGTCTTCCAATGGACCCAGCGCATCCTGGAAGACGTGGAGGAGATGACTGAAGCGGTCTCCACTTCCCGGACCACCCCGCGCGGGATTCTGAGCATTTGCACGAGCACGGGATTCGGCCGCAATCACGTCGCGCCGGCGGTATCCGAACTGGCTACGCGCTACCCTTCATTACAGGTCCAGCTGCACTTTCTGGACCGTCCCGTCGATATGCTGGAAGAAGGCTTCGACCTGGACATTCGCGTGGGCGTGGTTCACGAACCCACCCTCATCGCCCGGCGTATCGCCTCCAATCACCGTATCCTTTGCGCGGCACCGGCCTACCTGGCGCAACATCCGGCGCCGGAGCGTCCCGCCGATCTGGCGCAACACCACTGCATCCCCATACGGGAACGCGACCAGGCATTCGGACTGTGGCGGCTGACCGGCCCGAATGGCACCGAAACCGTCAAGGTCAGCGGGCCGCTATCGGTGAACAACGGCGAAACAGCCCATCGCTGGGCCATCGACGGCCACGGGATTGTGCTGCGCTCTGAATGGGATGTCCGCGCCAGCCTGCAGACCGGCACCCTGGCGAGGGTGCTGCCGGACTACCACCAGGAAGCCCATGTCTGGGCCGTCTATCCTTCCCGCCTGAGCCACACCGCGAAGGTACGCGCCTGCGTGGAGCTGCTGGAAGAACGCCTGCGGTGCACCGCCACGCTCAGGGAAGAATCCAGCCTCCATCAACCACCAGTGTCTGTCCCGTGATATAGCTGGCCGCGTCGCTGGCCAGGAACACAAACGCCGCGGCCTGGTCTTCCGGCACGCCAAGCCGCCCCAGCGGAATCCGGCCGACCGCCTCCGCGTGCGCTGCGGGGTCGGAAAGCAGCCTGCTGTTCATGGGTGTCAGGGTACGACCCGGCGCCACGCAATTGACGCGTACGCCATGGCGGCCCCACTCGAGCGCGGCCGTCTTCACGAACTGCGAGATACCCGCCTTGGTCGCGGCATAGACCGCGCGGAACTCCGCTCCGTTGAACGTAAGCTGGGAGCCGGTGTGCAGCACCACCCCGCTGCCTGTCGCGATCATTCGCGTGCCCACCAGCCTGGTCAACGCGATCGCGCCTTCCAGGTTGATCGACACCAGGCGATGCAGATCGTGCCAGGTCAGCTCGGCCAGTGGCTCGTAGATCAACACGCCCGCGTTATTGACCAGGACATCCACGTTGCCCACGGTCGCAGCCAATGCCTCGACCGAAGCGATGTCGGCCTGGTCATATTGAACGGCATGCAGGTCCCGCGGACGCTCCGCCACGACGGCCGACAACCCCGCCGCATCGCGGTCGGCGACGTGCACGGTGGCGCCCAGGTCCGCGAACAACAAGGCGGCTGCCCGCCCGATGCCGCTCGCGGCGCCCGTAACGCATACGCGCTTGCCGGAGAAATCGAAATTCTTGAGAAACGAGGGTTGGGATGACATAAGACGGGGAATTCTCAGGCTGGGATGGAACCGTTGCGGTGAGCCTCTACCCACGCGCGTACTTTGGCGGCCCCCTCTTCCAGGGACGTCTTCGGGACGAAGCCGAGATCGCGACGCGCGGCGTCGACGAGCAAGGGGCCGAGCGGGAACGTATTCCAGCCCATGCCTTCCTCCACGACCTCGGCCTTTACGCGCGGCACGGCGGTCCGTACGGCCGCGACGATCTCCCCCAGGCTCTGCGCTACGCCCGGGCCGATGTTGTACGCCCGTTGCGGCAGCGAGGACGCGAACAAGGCGGCATGGATGGCGTCCACCACGTCGTCGATGTAAACATGCTGCCGGGTGGTGCCGGCCTCGGCGCGCACACGGGTGACGCGGCCGTCCAGGCCATCCTCGACCAAGGTTCGCATCAGGCAAGCCGTGGTGCGTCCAGGCCCATAACACGACGCGACCCGCAAGGCGACGGCATCCACGCCATGTTCGGCATGATAGGCGCGTAGCATGGCCTCCCCTGCGGCTTTGGTTCCGCCATAAACGGTGACCGGCTGCAAGGGCGCGTCCTCGCTGACCGCCCCGCCGTCCGCCCTGGGCCCATACGCCATGATGGACGAGAACCAGACAATACGCTCGATGCCGTGGATGCGCGCCGCCTCGAGCAGGGAGGTCGTTCCCGCCAGATTGATGTCGACGATACGAGCCGGCGCATCGCGCAATAGCATGGGGCCGGAAACCGCCCCTGCATGAACCACCCGGGTCACGCCATACCGCACGATGACTTCGTGCCAGCGATGGGGATCGGGCAGGTCGTGCGCGACCACCGGATACGACAGGCCCGGGGGCACGACCCGGTCCATGCCCACTACCTTATGGCCCTCGCGCGCCAGCCGGTCGGCGATGGCGTGCCCCAGCATGCCTGTAATGCCGGTGACGAGTACGGCGGGGCGGGAATCTGGCGAAGATGTCATTGCTGCTCTAATCGATGAGTCACTGAACGGCCTGGATCTTGCTGTACAGATCCGCCAGCCTGCCGCCGTCAAAGCGCTTGGGCACATCCGCCACCTTGGCCTTGAACGCCGCAATATCGGGCTCGATGACCGTGACGCCCTGGGCCTTGAACTCCTCGACCAGCTGCTTCTCGCTTTCCGCCACGAGACTATCGTGATAGCGGCCCGCATCGACGACAGCCTGTTTGATGAGCTGCAGTTGCTCGGGCTTGAGGCGGCGATAGAGATCGTCGCTCATCCCGACCACGCTGTTGGCCACTAGATGGTTGGTCAGCGACAGGTACTTGTTGACCAGGGGGACACCGGCACCCTTGGCCGTTGCCAGGGGGTTCTCCTGCGCGTCGACCACGTGCGTTTCCAGGGCGGTGAACAAGTCCTTGAAGTCGACCGGCGTCGGGGTGGCGCCGATAGCGCGCCAATAGGCGTCGAAAATCGGGACCGGCACGACTCGCATCTTCACACCGACGAGGTCCTGCGGCGTGCGAACCGGCTTGTTGGCCGTCAGTTGCCGGGTGCCGTAGTACCAGGACATGCTCAGCGCGTGAATACTGGTTTTCTTCAACAGGGCGTCCGCGATTTCCTGTCCCACCGGACCCTCCAGCGCGCGACGCATATGATCGGGATCGCGGAAGGCATACAGCATGGCGAAGACATTCGCCTGCGGCAGGACGTTGCCATAGGTCGAGCCCGCGATCACGGCCATGTCGAGCGTGCCGATCTGCAGGCCCTCGATCATTTGCTGCTCGTTGCCGGCTTGTCCGGCAGGGTAATCCTTGACGGCGATCTTTCCCCCCGAACGCTCCTGGACGAGTTGGGCAAAGCGCTTGACGCCCAGGTCCTGGGGTGTACCCACGGCAATATTCTGGCCGATGCGTATCGTCAGGTCGGGCCGCTGTGCCTGCGCGGGCAATGCGGCCAACACCGCCACGCCGAGCGTCAGGCAGCCGGCAGCGGCTTTCAGAACGCGGAAATTCGGGACTGCTCGCATTATTTCTCCTTGCTCGCGCGAGTCGCGCTAATTGGAATAAAACGCTTGCGGCAACCACGTAATGAGTGATGGCCAGACGATGATAAGCACGAGGGTGATCACGAGCGGGATGAGGAACGGCAGGACGGCGCGAACCACCCGCTCCAGGGGCGCTCCGGAAATCTGGCTGCCGACGTACAAACACATCCCCACGGGTGGCGTCACCAGTCCGATGCCCAGCGCGTACACCATGATCACGCCCACATAGACGGGGTCGAACTGCGCGCCGATCAGCGCGACGCCCAGGACAGGCGTAAGCAGGATGATGGCCGCGGCGACTTCCATGAATGTTCCGATCACGAGCAACAGGGCCGTGGAAGCCGCGATCAGCGCGACCGGATTCTGGAATGACTCGATCAGGAAGCGGCCCAGGTCCGTCGCGACCTGTTCGCGTGAAATGACATAGCCCAATGGCGCGGCGAAGCCGATGATAAGCATGATGGCGCCGGACAGCACCACCGTCGACAACAGCGCCTCGAACACATGCTTCAGCGTCAACTCCCGGTAGACCAGGCCGCCCACCAGCAGGGTATAGATCGTGGCGAGGATGGCGGCTTCGGTGGGTGTGGCGATGCCGAAGAACATGGCGCCCAGCAACACGACCGGCGTCAGCAAGGACCAGATGCCATCGCGCAGCGTGCGCCACCATGCCAACCTGGGCGCCGGCGCAACCTCATGCCGGCGCCGCTGAAACAGCAGCGCGAACATCAGCATCAGCATGATGCCCGTCAGGATGCCCGGCACCACGCCTCCAAGGAACAGCATGCCAATGGGTACATTTGCGATGCTGCCGAATATCACCATATTGATGCTTGGCGGGATGATGGGACCGATCGTCGACGTCGCCACAATGACGCCCGTACTCAGGTCATCCGGATAGCGGCTTTCGCGCATGGCGCGCAGGCCGACCTTGCCGACGCTGGCCAGGTCCGCCACCGCCGAACCCGACATGCCGGCGAAGATCATGCCCGCCACCACATTGGTATGCCCCAGTCCTCCCGGCACGCGGCCGACGCAGGCCAAGGCAAAGGCAAAGATGCGCCGCGTCACCCCACCCTTGTTCATCAGCTCGCCGGCCAGGATGAAGAACGGAATGGACACCAGCGGCATGCTGCCGAGTTGCCCGATGAATTGCTGCGGCAGGACCAGAAGGTTGGCTTGCGATAGCAGGAAGTAGGCGAAGGCGGACAGCGCGATGGCGAATGCCACGGGCACGCCGATCAGCATGGTGCCCAGCAGGACAAATACGGATACCGTCATGGCCGCGCCTCCGGCCGTGCCGGCTGTCCGCCGTCGTCGTCGAGCAGCGTTTCAAGGTAGCGGTACTCGCGCTTGAACACCTGCAGCTGCAGCATCCGCACGATCATCAATGCCGAGAAGACCGGGGCGGCGGCATAGGCCCATGCCCAGGTGACCGGCAGGGTCGCCGCCGAGAACGAAGTACGCGATGCCAGTTGGTAGCCCTTCCACCCTAGCACCGCCAGGAAAACCGCGATCAGCAGGACGCATAGATACTCCAGGGCGGCCTGTGCGCGGGGCGACAGGCCGCGCGTCAGCAAGTCCAGCCGCACCAGCCCGTGGCGCTTGTACGCGCCGATGGCTCCCAGCGCCGAACACCAGACAAACAGGAACTGGGACAATTCCTCCGGCCAGCTCAGGGGCGTATCGAACAAGGTGCGAAGCAACACCTGCGCGGCCATCACCATGCCGATCACGACCACCAGCACCAGCGCCAGCAACTCTTCCGCGTTATCGGCAAGCACGCGCACCAGGCTGCCCGGCTTGCCGGCGGCCAGGCCGGCTACATTCGCGCTTGCCATGTCATGCGACCCCGGCGCCGGCCGGCGCCCAGCCGCCTGCCTCCAGGATCTCCTTGGCCCTGGACGCCGCGGCGTCGAGCAGGGCGATCTCGGATTCTTTCCAGGCGCGTGTCCCGCCGATGTGGTGCACCGAAATCCAACCCATCACCTCATCGTTCCAGACCAGCGGCGCGAGCATCTGGGCGGTAACGCCATAGACGCTCATGAGCGCTTTGGGCGGCGGCGTTTCGGCATTCACGCAATCGGCCTGTATCAGGCACCTGCGGTGCTTCTCCAGCCACTGCACCGTCCCCAGGGCCCGCTGGTTCAGGCTGGAATCCAGCTTGAGCGGCGGAATGCCGGCCGCGACCGATTCGGCGTAGACATCGTCCGCGCCGATATTCAGCCGCGGCACATCGAGGCGAATCGTGGTGCGCGCGGTACCGACCTCCTCGCGCAGCGATTCCATGAGCGCATCGAGGCGCTCCAGTACCGGATGGCGGCGCAGCAGCATGCCCCAGCCATGGATCGGCCGGTCGATACCCGACATACGCAACGCCTTCCACAGGGTGACCGCGATGCTGTCGAAGACCGGCTTGCCCAGCTTCGCCTCGATTTCATCGAGCAGTACGGTGGCCGGCAGATTGGTGCACCCAACCATGAGGCATTGCGCCTGCGGCGAATCGGCGTCCAGCAGCAGCTGGCGAATGCGCTCGAACGGCAGGGCCCCGATCACCGTATTGACGCGCTCGCTCAGCATGGCGTGGCTGACTCCCTCGAAGCCTTCGGCGCGGTAGGTCTTCAGCATCATCTCTGTCGGACCAGGCTCATACGGAACCGCAAGGCCGTAGCGCGTCATCCCGTAGCACTGGAACGCCTCTACCTGCGCCAGCGACGTCGTGGAGGCGGCGATGCCCGTCGCCGCGGTGATACGCCGGCAGATCTCCCTGTCCGCCTGGAGCCCCTCGCCCGTCCACCCTCCGGAGGTGCCGTTCCACAGGATTATGTCGACCCCCGCATCCTTCAACAGCAGCGCCGCGTTCGTCATTTTGTCGGCCTGGAACTGCGCCACATCGTGGCTATCCAGCGTCAGGGTCTGCACCGGCAGGCGCTCGATGTGCACGGAGACGACATCCGACAGTTTCTCCAGCATCAGGCTGGTAATCGGTTCCAGCGCCGTATTGGAAGACGGTGTAATGAAGCCGATCTTCTTCATTCCCGCCATGCAGCCTTGCGTCAGCAGGCGCTTTTTCATGCTTGTTGCCATTTCGCTCTCCGTACGGCGCCGAGCGCGCCGGGAACATTCACGGACTCGCTCAGTACCCGGCCAGGCGCGGCAGGAACAGCACGAAATCCGGGAACAACATAATCAGGAACAAGAGGCCGTACTGCAGCAGGATGAACGGCCATATCTCGCGAATGATCTGGGCCACCTTGATGCGCCAGATCCCCGAGGTGACGATGAGCAGGACGCCCACCGGCGGAGTGATGCCGCCGATGGTAATGTTCATCACGAACAGGAAGCCGAAGTAGACCGGATCGATGCCATAGCTGGTCGCGATCGGGGCGATGATGGGCACCAGCATCAGGTAGGCGGCATTGGCTTCCATCACCATGCCCACCAGTATGAGGATCAGCATGACGATGAAGGTGAACATCAGGGGGTTTTCCGTGACTTGGGACAGCCATTCGCCTATCGTCACGCCCACCATTTCCGCCGTCATCAGATACGTCACCTGCGACGCGAACGCGATCAACGCGCCCACGATCGCCGTCACGATGGCGGCGTTCAACAACGACACCGGCAGATCGGAAAGCTTCAGCTTCCGGGTCACGAAAAAACCCACGAGCGTCGCATAGGCCACAGCGATCGCGGCGCCCTCGGTCGAGGTAAACGCACCCGCGACGATGCCGCCAATGACGATGACCGGCATCAGGAACACCAGCCAGGAACGGCACAACTCGCGCAACACCCTGCCGACACTGAATGCGTCACCGGTGGCGGGGTAACCCCGACGGCGGGCAATAATCGTGCACAGCAGCATGCCGCCCAATCCCATGGCGATGCCGGGCAGAATCCCGGACAGGAACAGGGCCCCCACGGAAACTTTGCCTGCGGCGACGGCATAGACGATCATGCCTATGCTGGGCGGCAGGATCGGGCCCAGGTTGGACG
Coding sequences within it:
- a CDS encoding tartrate dehydrogenase; translated protein: MKTHRIAAIAGDGIGKEVMPVGKQVVDAAARRMGIAIEWMDIDWASCDYYAEHGDMMPADWFDQLKDCDALYFGAVGWPDTVPDHISLWGSLLKFRRHFDEYVNLRPVRLMPGVPCPLANRAPGDIDFYVVRENTEGEYSSIGGRMFEGTDQEFVVQESIFTRRGVDRILQYAFELAQSRPKKHLTSATKSNGISISMPYWDERFAAMGARYPEVRQDKYHVDILAARFVLSPERFDVVVASNLFGDILSDLGPACAGTIGIAPSANLNPERKFPSLFEPVHGSAPDIYGKNIANPIGMIWSGAMMLDFLGNGQGRYREAHDAILRAIEQSLADGVRTPDLGGKASTTEAGKAILDALGGM
- a CDS encoding NADP-dependent oxidoreductase, translated to MSQMQAYRIHRFGGPHVLQQEWVGIPTPGAGQALIRVEAASLNPVDYKTREGKYPLVRLNQLPYTLGRDCAGILEETIGARGHGIATGQAVYAFVGQGQGAYARYVAVPAEAIARKPASLDFTTAAAVPLAGLTAWQGIFEHGGLQAGQRLLIHGASGGVGHLALQFAKAAGAEVFATASGDAAEFLYGLGADRVIDYRNEDFEKEARDVDVVFDLIGGHTQERSWNVVKEGGALISTLNEPSQERARERGVRAGRYTARPDGRQLAEIADLIDNGKVRVRVARVFAFADMEFAQQQLQSGHNRGKLVVTLSPPPDETVDDPTGEED
- a CDS encoding NAD-dependent epimerase/dehydratase family protein, with protein sequence MTSSPDSRPAVLVTGITGMLGHAIADRLAREGHKVVGMDRVVPPGLSYPVVAHDLPDPHRWHEVIVRYGVTRVVHAGAVSGPMLLRDAPARIVDINLAGTTSLLEAARIHGIERIVWFSSIMAYGPRADGGAVSEDAPLQPVTVYGGTKAAGEAMLRAYHAEHGVDAVALRVASCYGPGRTTACLMRTLVEDGLDGRVTRVRAEAGTTRQHVYIDDVVDAIHAALFASSLPQRAYNIGPGVAQSLGEIVAAVRTAVPRVKAEVVEEGMGWNTFPLGPLLVDAARRDLGFVPKTSLEEGAAKVRAWVEAHRNGSIPA
- a CDS encoding SDR family NAD(P)-dependent oxidoreductase; this translates as MSSQPSFLKNFDFSGKRVCVTGAASGIGRAAALLFADLGATVHVADRDAAGLSAVVAERPRDLHAVQYDQADIASVEALAATVGNVDVLVNNAGVLIYEPLAELTWHDLHRLVSINLEGAIALTRLVGTRMIATGSGVVLHTGSQLTFNGAEFRAVYAATKAGISQFVKTAALEWGRHGVRVNCVAPGRTLTPMNSRLLSDPAAHAEAVGRIPLGRLGVPEDQAAAFVFLASDAASYITGQTLVVDGGWILP
- a CDS encoding TRAP transporter small permease; protein product: MASANVAGLAAGKPGSLVRVLADNAEELLALVLVVVIGMVMAAQVLLRTLFDTPLSWPEELSQFLFVWCSALGAIGAYKRHGLVRLDLLTRGLSPRAQAALEYLCVLLIAVFLAVLGWKGYQLASRTSFSAATLPVTWAWAYAAAPVFSALMIVRMLQLQVFKREYRYLETLLDDDGGQPARPEARP
- a CDS encoding LysR family transcriptional regulator, with product MNTPFPLLEDLRLFCLVVRKRSFVASATELGVSPAYVSKRIAILENALNAKLLHRTTRRINVTDHGETVFQWTQRILEDVEEMTEAVSTSRTTPRGILSICTSTGFGRNHVAPAVSELATRYPSLQVQLHFLDRPVDMLEEGFDLDIRVGVVHEPTLIARRIASNHRILCAAPAYLAQHPAPERPADLAQHHCIPIRERDQAFGLWRLTGPNGTETVKVSGPLSVNNGETAHRWAIDGHGIVLRSEWDVRASLQTGTLARVLPDYHQEAHVWAVYPSRLSHTAKVRACVELLEERLRCTATLREESSLHQPPVSVP
- a CDS encoding argininosuccinate lyase, with protein sequence MTHTDPRPCVAGRGAPRAAAAAGLMTMILFSACAHAAGNDTVRAASRHDDFYWLGEFNKAATVMTVEQGIMPRDIGQKTARAVAQVIADGDKPGGKRPGDYLQVEPLITRIAGPDATRMHSGRSRQDILATTRRVMLRDRLLDLYEALNQAHDSVNALAQKYADAIVPAYTNGVQAQPTTYGHYLLGFSAVLDRDAARLREAYARVNLSPMGSAALGTSSFPVNRKRLAELLGFDGVVENSYDANQFAQIDIGAEAASLASTMALSVGAFVQDVHTQYHQTKPWLMLQEGKLTGTSSIMPQKRNPYALNVVRLQASETVGAAMTALVVAHNVTPGMPDYKREQAQDAVDAAIDMYLKLDDMLGGLVLNRERALAEVDADYSTTTELADVLQRDANVPFRIGHHFASNLVTYGRQNNLKPAELPYAEAQRIYTAAAKSFGIDNAKLPLDEARFRQVLTAQNMVASSQGLGGPQPAEVTRMLGEASQRLAADKAWVQTARDRLTAAQDKLDQAFDVLVRAKP
- a CDS encoding DctP family TRAP transporter solute-binding subunit — its product is MRAVPNFRVLKAAAGCLTLGVAVLAALPAQAQRPDLTIRIGQNIAVGTPQDLGVKRFAQLVQERSGGKIAVKDYPAGQAGNEQQMIEGLQIGTLDMAVIAGSTYGNVLPQANVFAMLYAFRDPDHMRRALEGPVGQEIADALLKKTSIHALSMSWYYGTRQLTANKPVRTPQDLVGVKMRVVPVPIFDAYWRAIGATPTPVDFKDLFTALETHVVDAQENPLATAKGAGVPLVNKYLSLTNHLVANSVVGMSDDLYRRLKPEQLQLIKQAVVDAGRYHDSLVAESEKQLVEEFKAQGVTVIEPDIAAFKAKVADVPKRFDGGRLADLYSKIQAVQ
- a CDS encoding TRAP transporter large permease, which translates into the protein MTVSVFVLLGTMLIGVPVAFAIALSAFAYFLLSQANLLVLPQQFIGQLGSMPLVSIPFFILAGELMNKGGVTRRIFAFALACVGRVPGGLGHTNVVAGMIFAGMSGSAVADLASVGKVGLRAMRESRYPDDLSTGVIVATSTIGPIIPPSINMVIFGSIANVPIGMLFLGGVVPGILTGIMLMLMFALLFQRRRHEVAPAPRLAWWRTLRDGIWSLLTPVVLLGAMFFGIATPTEAAILATIYTLLVGGLVYRELTLKHVFEALLSTVVLSGAIMLIIGFAAPLGYVISREQVATDLGRFLIESFQNPVALIAASTALLLVIGTFMEVAAAIILLTPVLGVALIGAQFDPVYVGVIMVYALGIGLVTPPVGMCLYVGSQISGAPLERVVRAVLPFLIPLVITLVLIIVWPSLITWLPQAFYSN